The proteins below are encoded in one region of Oncorhynchus kisutch isolate 150728-3 linkage group LG14, Okis_V2, whole genome shotgun sequence:
- the LOC109880442 gene encoding cholecystokinin-like gives MTAGLCMCVLLVVLCTSCSGRTHFSPPLQDGSPALAPPSEARLETKAHFLSEPYLRHTYSSPLVNTNPYKGEAKLSELLARLISSQKGYISGNSTVKSRASGLSANHLIKNRDYTGWMDFGRRSTEENEHSS, from the exons atGACTGcagggttgtgtatgtgtgttctgcTGGTGGTCCTGTGCACTAGCTGTTCAGGACGGACCcacttctctccccccctccaagACGGCAGCCCTGCCCTGGCCCCTCCCTCTGAAG CACGTCTGGAAACCAAAGCCCACTTCCTCTCCGAGCCATACCTCAGACATACCTACTCCTCTCCTTTGGTCAATACCAACCCATATAAGGGAGAAGCCAAACTCAGTGAACTGTTGGCTAGACTCATCTCCTCACAGAAAG gTTACATCAGTGGGAACTCAACAGTGAAGAGCAGAGCCAGCGGTCTCAGTGCTAACCACCTGATAAAAAACCGAGACTACACCGGGTGGATGGACTTTGGCCGCCGCAGCACAGAAGAAAACGAGCACTCCTCGTAG